A region of Porites lutea chromosome 13, jaPorLute2.1, whole genome shotgun sequence DNA encodes the following proteins:
- the LOC140922354 gene encoding fibroblast growth factor receptor 2-like: MQLDIGGLNKSTNYTIKLFARNYVFEGNAAKRKIQTKYEGVPGAAEITDLPARTKNVNITLQWKEAENNGAPITQYTVYRRTVREDGTSLNWINIREITETSDRKVVVNFEKGKEYELVVTATNSFGEGAKEERKIRKTKVLGGVPSAVAFTYELNADEITLKWKEPNGNGADITMYTVYYGTQSDEQWKETTKITDVSERKCVVKVVMGKKYKVLVTASNKYGESSKEGKIQFVDVLEGFSKPTRSQTAGSSCDNQKEILHAVYITIICVLLISNLILIFFVCRMRTLSGKLRGKKNCPRCGDLLAMNPITVEVEADTQSLDMERTYEAPTFSTSASADYMPLHPSTRSWEISRRQVNIITVIGKGAFSQVAKATVNNLRGSQDNLTVAVKMLKANAPASDKKDLLSELDLMKKLKPHPHVIRLLGCVTETEPLLVLIEYVPYGDLLGYLRKSRGLNDTYFKDPDMKPQTNLTAEQLMKFAWQVADGMCYLSSKKIIHRDLAARNVLVGEGEKCKVTDFGMARDVRQEDIYNKMSRGRLPVKWTAYESLMYGTYTTQSDVWSYGVVLYEILTVGGSPYPDINARNIAQKLQEGYRMPKPKHVEIKLYQIMLDCWRENPVDRPTFERLRNTMKEMEGNHKTYVNLKQYDHSLYANVNDLKAI, encoded by the exons ATGCAGCTAGATATTGGAGGTCTAAACAAAAGCACAAACTACACTATCAAGTTGTTTGCCAGAAATTACGTGTTTGAGGGAAATGCAGCTAAAAGGAAAATCCAGACCAAGTATGAAG GAGTCCCAGGAGCAGCGGAGATCACAGATTTACCGGCTAGAACAAAGAATGTTAACATCACCTTACAATGGAAAGAAGCTGAAAATAATGGAGCACCTATAACCCAGTACACTGTGTACCGAAGAACTGTCCGTGAAGATGGCACATCACTGAATTGGATCAACATAAGGGAAATTACAGAGACTTCAGATCGTAAAGTTGTGGTTAACTTTGAAAAAGGCAAAGAGTATGAATTGGTAGTTACTGCTACAAACAGTTTTGGAGAAGGAGcgaaagaagagagaaaaatcagaaaaacaaaagtattAGGAG GTGTTCCGTCAGCAGTGGCCTTCACATACGAATTAAACGCTGATGAAATAACCTTGAAGTGGAAGGAACCAAACGGCAACGGAGCAGATATCACAATGTATACCGTGTATTATGGAACCCAAAGTGATGAGCAGTGGAAGGAGACTACAAAGATAACTGATGTCTCAGAACGTAAATGTGTTGTGAAAGTCGTAATGGGCAAGAAGTATAAAGTACTGGTAACAGCAAGCAACAAGTATGGAGAGAGTTCCAAGGAAGGCAAGATACAATTTGTTGACGTACTGGAAG GTTTCTCCAAACCAACAAGAAGCCAAACAGCAG GTTCCTCGTGTGATAATCAAAAGGAAATTCTTCATGCTGTTTATATCACCATCATCTGTGTTTTGTTAATAAGTAATCTTATTCTGATATTCTTCGTCTGCCGAATGCGCACCCTTTCAG gaaAGTTACGGGGGAAAAA AAATTGTCCAAGATGTGGAGATCTTCTAGCCATG AATCCCATTACTGTTGAAGTAGAGGCTGATACACAATCCTTAGATATGGAGCGAACGTATGAAGCCCCTACCTTTTCAACCTCAGCGAGTGCAGATTACATGCCACTGCATCCATCAACGAGAAGCTGGGAGATCAGTCGCAGACAGGTCAACATAATTACAGTCATTGGTAAAGGAGCTTTTTCACAAGTTGCCAAGGCGACAGTAAACAACTTGCGTGGAAGCCAGGATAACTTGACAGTAGCAGTAAAAATGCTTAAAG CAAATGCTCCAGCTTCAGATAAAAAGGACCTCCTGTCAGAACTTGACTTGATGAAAAAACTAAAACCTCATCCCCACGTGATCAGGCTGTTGGGCTGCGTCACAGAAACCG AGCCgttgttggttttaattgagtATGTCCCGTACGGTGACCTACTGGGCTACTTGAGGAAGAGTCGAGGACTGAATGACACGTACTTTAAGGACCCGGATATGAAGCCACAGACCAATCTTACAGCAGAACAGTTAATGAAATTCGCTTGGCAGGTCGCAGATGGAATGTGTTACTTATCCTCAAAAAAG ATTATCCATCGTGACTTGGCCGCAAGAAATGTTCTGGTTGGTGAAGGAGAGAAATGTAAGGTGACCGATTTTGGAATGGCAAGGGACGTGCGTCAAGAAGACATCTACAACAAAATGAGTCGC GGGCGTCTGCCAGTGAAATGGACTGCTTATGAATCGTTGATGTATGGAACATACACTACACAGAGTGATGT CTGGAGTTACGGCGTCGTACTTTACGAGATTCTTACTGTTG GTGGATCTCCATATCCGGATATAAATGCCCGTAACATCGCCCAGAAACTTCAGGAAGGATACAGAATGCCAAAACCAAAACACGTTGAGATTAAACT CTATCAGATTATGCTTGACTGTTGGAGGGAAAACCCAGTGGATCGTCCTACGTTTGAGAGACTGAGGAACACAATGAAGGAGATGGAGGGAAATCATAAG acATATGTCAACCTGAAACAATATGACCACAGCCTTTACGCTAATGTAAACGACTTGAAAGCTATATGA